A genomic segment from Syntrophotalea acetylenivorans encodes:
- a CDS encoding ABC transporter permease, translating into MSLAPSTTAGPPIAGALRHRIMRLNGWHFLVITVALLVLAPLVVVGGSFLRPQPELWQHLYQTLLVELLWNTLWLVLGVPAGTLLLGVSLAWLTATCAFPGRRFFSWALLLPMAMPAYVMAFVFLGLFDFSGIVPSLLRSWFGPAIPIPDIRSAAGVITVLSLSLFPYVYLLARNAFLTQGIRALEAAQSLGCNRWQGFFRVALPMARPWIAGGALLVLMETLADFGAVSVFNYDTLTTAIYKMWFGFFSLEGAAQLSSLLIVIAFVLLVAEQWQRRRMRYTPSGRTGHSGERLQLTGWRGRLACSYCGLILLVSFGLPAMQLLLWASSSFGEEFDRRYFAWLGHSLLLGLLGALLIAAVALILSYARRRQPDRLTKVLVWISGLGYALPGSVLAVGIYIPLAGLDNILIDTSRRLFGTSPGAIFRESVAIMLLAYLIRFLAVGHQAVDSAMQRIRPSIDEAARMLGTGGLALVRKIHLPIVSSGLATALTLAFVDIMKEMPITLMTRPFGWDTLAVKIFELTSEGEWERAAIPALFLVAAGLLPIMLLIRKMDR; encoded by the coding sequence ATGTCTTTAGCACCTTCCACCACGGCAGGGCCTCCCATCGCGGGGGCCCTGCGCCATCGTATTATGCGACTGAACGGTTGGCACTTTCTGGTGATAACCGTCGCCCTGCTGGTGCTGGCACCACTGGTGGTGGTAGGCGGCTCGTTTTTGCGGCCGCAACCGGAATTGTGGCAACATCTTTACCAGACCCTGCTGGTCGAGCTGCTCTGGAACACCCTGTGGCTGGTACTGGGAGTACCTGCCGGCACCTTGCTGCTCGGAGTCAGCCTGGCCTGGCTCACCGCGACCTGCGCCTTTCCCGGGCGCCGCTTTTTCTCCTGGGCCCTGTTGCTTCCCATGGCTATGCCGGCCTATGTCATGGCTTTCGTATTTCTCGGCTTGTTCGATTTTTCCGGGATAGTGCCGAGCCTGTTACGTTCCTGGTTCGGGCCGGCCATCCCGATTCCGGATATCCGTTCTGCCGCCGGAGTCATAACGGTTCTCTCCCTGTCCCTTTTCCCCTATGTTTATCTGCTGGCGCGCAACGCCTTTCTGACACAGGGAATACGAGCCCTCGAAGCGGCACAGTCCCTGGGCTGCAATCGCTGGCAGGGTTTTTTCAGGGTGGCCCTGCCCATGGCCCGGCCTTGGATCGCTGGTGGTGCCCTGCTGGTACTGATGGAAACCCTGGCCGATTTCGGCGCCGTCTCGGTCTTTAACTACGACACCTTAACCACCGCAATCTACAAGATGTGGTTCGGTTTTTTCTCCTTGGAGGGAGCAGCCCAGCTATCCTCCTTGCTGATCGTGATCGCCTTCGTTCTGCTGGTGGCTGAACAATGGCAACGGCGCCGCATGCGCTATACCCCCAGTGGTCGTACAGGCCATTCGGGAGAGCGCTTGCAGCTTACAGGATGGCGCGGCAGGCTGGCCTGCAGTTACTGTGGCCTGATATTACTGGTATCCTTCGGCTTGCCGGCGATGCAATTGCTGCTCTGGGCCTCAAGCAGCTTCGGCGAGGAATTCGACCGCCGCTATTTCGCTTGGCTCGGTCACTCGCTGTTGCTCGGCCTGCTCGGCGCCCTGTTGATCGCAGCGGTGGCTTTGATCCTGTCCTATGCCAGACGGCGTCAACCAGATCGTCTGACCAAGGTACTGGTGTGGATTTCGGGCCTCGGCTATGCCTTGCCAGGCAGCGTACTGGCAGTCGGCATCTACATCCCACTGGCCGGACTGGACAATATCCTGATCGATACATCGCGCCGCCTGTTCGGCACATCACCCGGAGCAATTTTCCGCGAATCGGTGGCCATCATGCTCCTGGCTTATCTGATTCGTTTCCTGGCCGTCGGCCACCAAGCGGTCGACAGCGCAATGCAGCGCATTCGTCCCAGTATCGACGAAGCCGCACGAATGCTCGGAACCGGAGGCCTTGCGCTGGTGCGCAAAATTCACCTGCCCATTGTCAGCAGCGGCCTGGCAACCGCGCTTACCCTGGCCTTTGTCGACATTATGAAGGAAATGCCCATCACCTTGATGACCCGGCCCTTTGGCTGGGATACCCTGGCCGTCAAGATATTTGAACTTACCTCAGAAGGTGAATGGGAAAGGGCCGCCATTCCTGCCCTGTTCCTGGTGGCGGCGGGACTGTTGCCAATTATGCTGCTGATTCGCAAAATGGATCGTTAA